A stretch of Longimicrobium sp. DNA encodes these proteins:
- a CDS encoding DUF2339 domain-containing protein has product MNPQDPRALEERIERLERMVDELNRQLAARPAAPFIPPQAQRPAQMGGMAADPHLHPPQPAPHRRGPGLPKLEWDGQLWLNRLGIGLVLLGTGLLFRYSIEMGWLTPAVRVAFGAALGLVLFLVGLRIDRRQRFGAVLLGGGVATWYITGWSAFNLYGLLGYTAAFVGMVGITVLAFGFALGRDAPALAVLGAIGGLGTPLLLGVSYGTPRGFALYTCLILAWIAAVYLRRGWRVALWTAMPLGWALLFIYARRQPPEPALTPGDAWVLQAAAVFAWAALGALPLARRVVLLRRAGGHEFHWKHLETAHWYALALIPPAAALAVAAAIWHPQPEPWGWWTLSVAAGYALAGWGLYGPDHRIARALFFTASMLVSAGCVAAFSGDALLFAFALQALALHWLAGRGGGPSIRWMAHRVFLVAAAWMLFRLVQNDDTDAPRVLADLSVVGVGFVASFLFRGRRWVTGYRYFVHVALMGWIWRQLRPYDGGEGLATIAWGVYGLALLLVGLRRGRPVLERTGIATLFAVVAKLFLVDLSALHPLFRVLLFLGFGGVFLFLSYSLQAWWKDARDQASARAAAR; this is encoded by the coding sequence ATGAACCCGCAGGACCCCCGCGCGCTCGAGGAGCGCATCGAGCGCCTGGAGCGCATGGTCGACGAGCTGAATCGCCAGCTCGCCGCCCGTCCCGCCGCGCCGTTCATCCCCCCGCAGGCGCAGCGGCCCGCTCAGATGGGCGGGATGGCGGCGGATCCGCATCTCCATCCCCCGCAGCCCGCTCCGCACCGGCGCGGGCCGGGGCTGCCGAAGCTGGAGTGGGATGGGCAGCTGTGGCTGAACCGGCTGGGGATCGGGCTGGTGCTGCTGGGAACCGGGCTGCTCTTCCGCTACTCGATCGAGATGGGGTGGCTGACGCCCGCCGTGCGCGTGGCGTTCGGCGCGGCGCTGGGGCTGGTGCTCTTCCTCGTGGGGCTGCGCATCGACCGGCGGCAGCGCTTCGGCGCGGTGCTGCTGGGCGGCGGCGTGGCCACGTGGTACATCACCGGGTGGTCTGCGTTCAACCTGTACGGACTGCTGGGCTACACCGCCGCGTTCGTGGGGATGGTGGGCATCACCGTGCTGGCGTTCGGCTTCGCGCTGGGGCGAGACGCGCCGGCGCTGGCCGTGCTCGGCGCCATCGGCGGGCTGGGGACGCCGCTCCTGCTGGGCGTGTCGTACGGCACCCCGCGCGGCTTCGCCCTCTACACCTGCCTGATCCTGGCGTGGATCGCGGCCGTCTACCTCCGCCGCGGCTGGCGCGTGGCGCTGTGGACGGCGATGCCGCTGGGGTGGGCGCTGCTCTTCATCTACGCGCGCCGCCAGCCGCCCGAGCCCGCACTGACGCCCGGCGACGCCTGGGTGCTGCAGGCCGCCGCGGTGTTCGCCTGGGCCGCGCTCGGCGCGCTTCCGCTGGCCCGGCGCGTGGTGCTGCTGCGGCGCGCGGGCGGCCACGAGTTCCACTGGAAGCACCTGGAAACCGCGCACTGGTACGCGCTCGCGCTGATCCCCCCCGCCGCCGCGCTGGCCGTGGCCGCGGCCATCTGGCATCCCCAGCCGGAGCCGTGGGGGTGGTGGACGCTCTCGGTCGCCGCGGGGTACGCGCTGGCGGGATGGGGATTGTACGGCCCCGACCACCGCATCGCCCGCGCGCTCTTCTTCACCGCGTCGATGCTGGTCTCGGCCGGGTGCGTGGCGGCGTTCAGCGGCGATGCGCTCCTCTTCGCGTTCGCGCTGCAGGCGCTGGCGCTGCACTGGCTGGCCGGGCGCGGCGGCGGACCGTCGATCCGGTGGATGGCGCACCGCGTGTTCCTGGTGGCCGCGGCGTGGATGCTCTTCCGGCTGGTGCAGAATGATGATACGGACGCGCCGCGCGTGCTGGCCGACCTCTCGGTGGTCGGCGTCGGCTTCGTGGCCTCCTTCCTCTTCCGCGGCAGGCGATGGGTGACGGGGTATCGCTACTTCGTGCACGTGGCGCTGATGGGATGGATCTGGCGCCAGCTGCGCCCGTACGACGGCGGCGAGGGGCTGGCGACCATCGCGTGGGGCGTGTACGGCCTGGCGCTGCTGCTGGTCGGCCTGCGGCGCGGACGCCCGGTGCTGGAGCGGACGGGGATCGCCACGCTCTTCGCGGTGGTCGCCAAGCTCTTCCTGGTCGATCTCT
- a CDS encoding acyl-CoA thioesterase: protein MNLIFRLIQVAVAALFRSRLSPLGESVTRFTVLPTDLDLNGHMNNGRYLTIMDLGRVDLLLRTGVVGAMRRNRWAGVVASVAIRYRRALNPFQRYDLRTRLVGWDERWFFMEQRFTRRGELCAYGIVKIQFAGRGRRVAPQEMADAIHPGAESPPLPRAVRDWQDSEDRLVSGQEPAPALA from the coding sequence ATGAACCTGATCTTCCGGCTCATCCAGGTCGCCGTCGCGGCGCTGTTCCGATCGCGGCTCTCCCCGCTGGGCGAGTCGGTGACGCGCTTCACCGTGCTGCCCACGGACCTGGACCTGAACGGCCACATGAACAACGGCCGCTACCTGACCATCATGGACCTGGGCCGCGTGGACCTGCTGCTGCGCACCGGGGTGGTGGGCGCCATGCGGCGGAACCGCTGGGCCGGCGTGGTGGCGTCGGTCGCCATCCGCTACCGGCGCGCGCTGAACCCGTTCCAGCGCTACGACCTGCGCACGCGGCTGGTGGGGTGGGACGAGCGCTGGTTCTTCATGGAGCAGCGCTTCACCCGCCGCGGCGAGCTGTGCGCGTACGGCATCGTGAAGATCCAGTTCGCCGGGCGGGGGCGCCGCGTGGCGCCGCAGGAGATGGCCGACGCCATCCACCCCGGCGCCGAGTCGCCGCCGCTGCCGCGGGCGGTGCGCGACTGGCAGGACAGCGAGGACCGCCTCGTCAGCGGCCAGGAACCCGCACCGGCGCTCGCATGA